GGGTTGAACTCGACCGCCTTGATGCGGCCCATCATCTCCTCGGCGACCTTCTCGGAGCACTTCGCCCAGGCGTCGACCACCTTGTTGTACTTCTCGCCCTGCGTGATCAGGCCGTCATTGTACTGCTGCTCGTATTCCTTGGCGAGCGCCTCTGTCTTGGCGACCAGATCGGCCTTCGCGTCCGGGATCAGCATGTCGTCCTTGCCGAACGAGATGCCGGCCCGGCAGGCGTGGCCGAAGCCGAGCTGCATGATCCGGTCGCAGAAGATCACGGTCTCCTTCTGGCCGCAGTGGCGGTAGACCGTGTCGATCATGCGGGAGATGTTCTTCTTCGTCATCTCCTGATTGCAGATGTCGAACGGCACGTTGACGTTCTTCGGCAGGAGTTCGCCGATGATCATGCGGCCGGGAGTGGTCTCGTAGATCTTCGAGGTCGGCTTGCCCTGCGCGTCCACCGACTTGAAGCGGCCGCGGATCTTGGTGTGGAGCGTCACCGCCCTGGTCTCGAGCGCATGATGCAGTTCGCCCATGTCGGCGAAGGCCATGCCCTCGCCCGGCTCGTTCTGGTTCACGATCGACAGGTAGTAGAGCCCCAGCACCATGTCCTGCGACGGCACGATGATCGGCGCGCCGTTCGCCGGATGCAGGATGTTGTTGGTCGACATCATCAGCACGCGGGCTTCGAGCTGGGCTTCGAGCGACAGCGGCACGTGAACCGCCATCTGGTCGCCGTCGAAGTCCGCGTTGAAGGCCGTGCAGACCAGCGGATGCAGCTGGATCGCCTTGCCCTCGATCAGGGTGGGCTCGAACGCCTGGATGCCGAGGCGGTGCAGCGTCGGCGCGCGGTTGAGCAGCACCGGATGCTCGCGGATCACCTCGTCGAGGATGTCCCAGACCTCCGGCTTCTCCTTCTCGACCAGCTTCTTGGCCTGCTTGACGGTCGAGGAATACCCCTTGGCGTCGAGGCGGGCGTAGATGAAGGGCTTGAACAGTTCGAGCGCCATCTTCTTGGGTAGGCCGCACTGGTGCAGCTTGAGCTCCGGACCGGTCACGATGACCGAGCGGCCGGAATAGTCGACGCGCTTGCCGAGCAGGTTCTGGCGGAAGCGGCCCTGCTTGCCCTTCAGCATGTCGGACAGCGACTTCAGCGGACGCTTGTTGGCGCCCGTGATGACGCGGCCGCGGCGGCCGTTGTCGAACAGCGCGTCGACGGCCTCCTGCAGCATGCGCTTCTCGTTGCGGATGATGATGCCCGGCGCGCGCAGCTCGATCAGCCGCTTCAGGCGGTTGTTGCGGTTGATGACGCGGCGGTAGAGGTCGTTCAGGTCGGACGTCGCGAAACGGCCGCCGTCGAGCGGCACCAGCGGGCGCAGGTCCGGCGGGATGACCGGGATGATCTTCATGATCATCCACTCCGGACGGTTGCCGGATTCCATGAAGTTCTCGACCACCTTCAGCCGCTTCAGAAGCTTCTTCTGCTTCAGGTCGGACGTCGTCGTGGCGAGGTCGTCGCGCAGCTGCACGGCGATCTTGTCGAGTTCCATCGACGCCAGAAGCTCGTGGATCGCCTCCGCACCGATCATGGCGGTGAAGGAATCCTCGCCGAAATTGTCCACGGCGGCCATGTAGTCCTCCTCCGACAGCAGCTGGTGCTGCTTCAGGTCGGTGAGGCCCGGCTCGGTGACGATGTAGTTCTCGAAATAGAGGACGCGCTCGATGTCCTTCAGCGTCATGTCGAGCAGCGTGCCGATGCGCGAGGGAAGCGACTTCAGGAACCAGATATGCGCGACGGGGGCCGCCAGTTCGATGTGGCCCATGCGCTCGCGGCGCACCCGGGACAGCGTGACCTCGACGCCGCACTTCTCGCAGATGATGCCCTTGTACTTCATGCGCTTGTACTTGCCGCACAGGCATTCGTAGTCCTTGATCGGCCCGAAGATGCGGGCGCAGAACAGCCCGTCACGCTCCGGCTTGAACGTGCGGTAGTTGATCGTCTCGGGCTTCTTGATCTCGCCGTAGGACCACGACAGGATCTTGTCCGGGCTCGCGAGCGAGATCCGGATGGAATCGAACGTCTGCGCCGGAACCTGCGCGTTGAAGAGATTCATGACCTCTTGGTTCATGCCGTTCTCCTGTTGGGAACCGCCGCCGGTCCCCTTTTCGAAATTCTCCGGGCGTCAGGCCCGGACTGCCGTAGGACGAAGGGCCGCGGCCCTTCGTCACCCTGAACCCAGCCCGCCGCCCGCGATGGACGGCGGGAAGGTGCGCCGCGACCGGCGCACCCGGAGCAATTACTCCGCGGCGTCGGGCAGACGTGCCTGACCGTCCTCGAACCGGCTGTTCTCCAGCTCGACGCTGAGGCCCAGCGAGCGCATTTCCTTGACGAGAACGTTGAAGCTCTCCGGAATGCCGGCCTCGAACGTGTCGTCGCCGCGCACGATCGCCTCGTACACCTTGGTGCGCCCGGCCACGTCGTCCGACTTGACCGTCAGCATCTCCTGCAGCGTGTAGGCCGCACCGTAGGCTTCGAGCGCCCAGACCTCCATCTCGCCGAAGCGCTGGCCGCCGAACTGCGCCTTGCCGCCCAGCGGCTGCTGGGTGACGAGCGAGTAGGGCCCGATCGAACGCGCGTGGATCTTGTCGTCCACGAGGTGGTGAAGCTTGAGCATG
The nucleotide sequence above comes from Aquibium microcysteis. Encoded proteins:
- the rpoC gene encoding DNA-directed RNA polymerase subunit beta', which encodes MNQEVMNLFNAQVPAQTFDSIRISLASPDKILSWSYGEIKKPETINYRTFKPERDGLFCARIFGPIKDYECLCGKYKRMKYKGIICEKCGVEVTLSRVRRERMGHIELAAPVAHIWFLKSLPSRIGTLLDMTLKDIERVLYFENYIVTEPGLTDLKQHQLLSEEDYMAAVDNFGEDSFTAMIGAEAIHELLASMELDKIAVQLRDDLATTTSDLKQKKLLKRLKVVENFMESGNRPEWMIMKIIPVIPPDLRPLVPLDGGRFATSDLNDLYRRVINRNNRLKRLIELRAPGIIIRNEKRMLQEAVDALFDNGRRGRVITGANKRPLKSLSDMLKGKQGRFRQNLLGKRVDYSGRSVIVTGPELKLHQCGLPKKMALELFKPFIYARLDAKGYSSTVKQAKKLVEKEKPEVWDILDEVIREHPVLLNRAPTLHRLGIQAFEPTLIEGKAIQLHPLVCTAFNADFDGDQMAVHVPLSLEAQLEARVLMMSTNNILHPANGAPIIVPSQDMVLGLYYLSIVNQNEPGEGMAFADMGELHHALETRAVTLHTKIRGRFKSVDAQGKPTSKIYETTPGRMIIGELLPKNVNVPFDICNQEMTKKNISRMIDTVYRHCGQKETVIFCDRIMQLGFGHACRAGISFGKDDMLIPDAKADLVAKTEALAKEYEQQYNDGLITQGEKYNKVVDAWAKCSEKVAEEMMGRIKAVEFNPDGRQKPMNSIYMMSHSGARGSPTQMRQLAGMRGLMAKPSGEIIETPIISNFKEGLTVLEYFNSTHGARKGLADTALKTANSGYLTRRLVDVAQDCIVNAVDCGTDKGLTMQPIVDAGQVVASLGQRVLGRTALDDINHPVSGDLIVKAGTLMDERDVEAIEKAGIQTIRIRSALTCEVKVGVCAVCYGRDLARGTPVNQGEAVGVIAAQSIGEPGTQLTMRTFHMGGTAQVVDSSFLEASYEGTVQIRNRNVVRNSDGHLVVMGRNMAIVILDEGGKERAVHRVTYGSRIFVDEGDKVKRGQRVAEWDPYTRPILTEIEGRVEFEDLVDGISVQETTDESTGITKREVIDWRSTPRGSDLKPAITILDAKGKVGKLAKGGDARFMLSVEAVLSVEPGSQVRPGDVVARIPMESAKTKDITGGLPRVAELFEARRPKDHAIIAEIDGTVRFGRDYKNKRRIIIEPHEEGAEPVEYLIPKGKPFHLQDGDAIEKGDYILDGNPAPHDILAIKGVEALASYLVNEIQEVYRLQGVLINDKHIEVIVRQMLQKIEITEQGDSVYIPGDHVDVIEFDEINERLVEDGKKPAQGQPVLLGITKASLQTPSFISAASFQETTRVLTEAAVAGKTDTLQGLKENVIVGRLIPAGTGGTMSQIRRIAKARDELILDERRKASGVEMAEPMLADMSRTPAE